The proteins below come from a single Aegilops tauschii subsp. strangulata cultivar AL8/78 chromosome 6, Aet v6.0, whole genome shotgun sequence genomic window:
- the LOC109777780 gene encoding nicotianamine synthase 1-like, which translates to MDAQNNEVAALIEKIAGLQAAIAELPSLSPSPEVDRLFTALVTACVPPSPVDVTKLSPEHQRMREALIRLCSAAEGKLEAHYADLLATFDNPLDHLGRFPYYSNYVNLSRLEYELLARHVPGIAPARVAFVGSGPLPFSSFVLAAHHLPDAQFDNYDLCGAANERTRKLFGASEDGVGARMKFHTADVADLTQELGAYDVVFLAALVGMAAEEKAKVIAHLGAHMVEGASLVVRSAHGARGFLYPIVDPEDIRRGRFEVLAVHHPEGEVINSVIVARKVVDAKLSGPQNGDAHARGAVPLVSPPCSFSTKMEAGALEKSEELAAKELAF; encoded by the coding sequence ATGGATGCCCAGAACAACGAGGTCGCTGCTCTGATCGAGAAGATCGCCGGTCTCCAGGCCGCCATCGCTGAGCTGCCGTCGCTGAGCCCGTCCCCCGAGGTCGACAGGCTCTTCACCGCCCTCGTCACGGCCTGCGTCCCGCCGAGCCCCGTCGACGTGACGAAGCTCAGCCCGGAGCACCAGAGGATGCGGGAGGCGCTCATCCGCCTCTGCTCCGCCGCCGAGGGGAAGCTCGAGGCGCACTACGCCGACCTGCTCGCCACCTTCGACAACCCGCTCGACCACCTCGGCCGCTTCCCCTACTACAGCAACTATGTCAACCTCAGCAGGCTGGAGTACGAGCTCCTGGCGCGCCACGTGCCGGGCATCGCGCCGGCGCGCGTCGCCTTCGTCGGCTCCGGCCCGCTGCCGTTCAGCTCGTTCGTCCTCGCCGCGCACCACCTGCCCGACGCCCAGTTCGACAACTACGACCTGTGCGGCGCGGCCAACGAGCGCACCAGGAAGCTGTTCGGCGCGAGCGAGGACGGCGTGGGCGCGCGCATGAAGTTCCACACGGCGGACGTCGCCGACCTCACGCAGGAGCTCGGCGCGTACGACGTGGTCTTCCTCGCCGCGCTCGTCGGCATGGCGGCAGAGGAGAAGGCCAAGGTGATAGCCCACCTGGGCGCGCACATGGTGGAGGGGGCGTCCCTGGTCGTGCGGAGCGCGCACGGCGCCCGCGGCTTCCTGTACCCCATCGTCGACCCGGAGGACATCAGGCGGGGCAGGTTCGAGGTGCTGGCCGTGCACCACCCCGAAGGTGAGGTGATCAACTCTGTCATCGTCGCCCGTAAGGTCGTCGACGCGAAGCTCAGTGGGCCGCAGAACGGAGACGCGCACGCACGGGGCGCGGTGCCGCTGGTCAGCCCGCCATGCAGCTTCTCCACCAAGATGGAGGCGGGCGCGCTTGAGAAGAGCGAAGAGCTGGCCGCCAAAGAGCTGGCCTTTTGA